The following is a genomic window from Corallococcus soli.
GCCTCCTGGAGCAGCGCCTCGAAGCCGGCCAGGGCCTCGCGTCGCTCCTCGCGCGACCAGGGGGCGGCGTCCTCCAGGGTGTCCGCGACGCGCAGCAGCAGGTAGCCCAGGCCCACCTCGCGGCGCAGGGGCTCCTCCAGCAGCGGGATGGCGAGCGCGAACGTGCGGCTGGTGCGCACGAGGAAGTCCGCCAGCTCGTCGTCCCGAAACGGCAGGGCTGTCACAGCGGAAGCATCACTCAAGGAACCATCCTTCGCGAAGGGGCGCGCTCCGCCCGGGCCCGTGACTGCCACAAGCCACGCGTCGACACACGCGCGAACGTGAAGGATCCGCGGAGCCCGACGCCGCGCGGGCCCATGGACGGACACCGCGTCACGACCGCGCCAGGCCCGGGAGCAGGACACCGGAGGAGGGCCCTCCGGCGTCCCAGGGCCCCCGGGAGGCGGTCCTCAGGGGGCCGGGGCCACGGTGGGCTTCGGCGTGGCCGGGACGGCGGCCGGGGCCGGCGCCGCGGGGGCCTGGGGCTTCGGCTCGGGCTTCTCACGCGACTGCAGCCGGGCGCCGTTGTCGGCGGCGATGCGGCGGTACCACGCGTCCTGGTAGCGGGGGTGGTTCACCTTGCCCGTCCCGTCCCGCACGTTGCCGTCGATGTACTTCACGAGCAGCTGCTCGCCCAGCTTGCGCCAGCGCGCGTGCACCTTGTCGCCCTGCTGGAGCGAGTACTCCGTGAGGTACTGGCGGGCCTGCTCCGGCGTGCGCTTGTAGAGCACCTGCGCGATGCTCTCCACATGGGCCTGGTCCGCGAGGAACTGGCCCTCCAGCTCGCCCTGGGCCTTCTGCACGTCGACGATCATGTCGCTCCAGCGTCCGTAGGCCTGGTTCGACACCCAGTTGAAGACCCAGAAGGAGGAGTCCCAGGAGAAGTCGCCGCGGCTGGCCACGCCCTGGGAGAAGTTCTTCGGCACCTGCCGGATGCCCGCGTACATGGGCGTGTAGACGGTGGTGTACGTGTCATCCACGCCGAACCAGAGCACGCCGCCGATGGCGTTGGGCAGCGACGCGCGCATCTGCGCGACGAAGGAGAAGCCCGTCTGCTGCGTGGAGATGGCGCGCTCGTGGACGTAGTGCTTGCCGTCCACGTCCCACGTCATGGGCCGCCAGCGGTAGGGCGCCGCGTAGGGCCCCGCGCCCACGTCCTTGGACATGTCCAGCGGCGTGCCCTCGAAGTGGTCGCGCATGAGCGCCATCGTGTCCTGCACGGACACCTTCTTGTCCGGCTTCACCCACAGGGGCAGGCGCTTGTTCAGGTCCGTGCCCTCCGCGTACTCCAGGCCCAGCTTCAGCGACGGGGCCGCGCGGCGGAAGATGCTCCACACGCGCCCTTCGGAGAAGCGCTGCCCGCCGAAGTCCAGCGGGTGGTACGTGTCCGCGAAGCTGAAGTCCTTG
Proteins encoded in this region:
- a CDS encoding dipeptidase, which codes for MNRFASTLFTALPLTAALVAPVADACTSMLVTKGATTDGSTFITYSADAHELYGELYYTPARRHAAGAQRDIVEWDTGKFLGRIKELPATYSVVGNMNEHQLSISESTFTGRKELEGPAGIIDYGSLIYVALERAKTAREAIQVMTDLVAEYGYASTGETFSIADPKEAWLLEMIGKGAGQKGAVWVARKLPDGVISAHANQARIRQFPLNDSSTTLYSPDVITFARSKGWYSGADKDFSFADTYHPLDFGGQRFSEGRVWSIFRRAAPSLKLGLEYAEGTDLNKRLPLWVKPDKKVSVQDTMALMRDHFEGTPLDMSKDVGAGPYAAPYRWRPMTWDVDGKHYVHERAISTQQTGFSFVAQMRASLPNAIGGVLWFGVDDTYTTVYTPMYAGIRQVPKNFSQGVASRGDFSWDSSFWVFNWVSNQAYGRWSDMIVDVQKAQGELEGQFLADQAHVESIAQVLYKRTPEQARQYLTEYSLQQGDKVHARWRKLGEQLLVKYIDGNVRDGTGKVNHPRYQDAWYRRIAADNGARLQSREKPEPKPQAPAAPAPAAVPATPKPTVAPAP